The Radiobacillus deserti genomic interval GATTTTACCATAGCTACTACAACTTTATATCCGCCCATATATCTTCCAGCGCCTTCAGAGACACCTAAAATAACAGGAGATTTTTCCTCTTCTGCAGCTTGCAGAATTGCTTGAACGTATTCAAGGTTATTAATATTGAATTGCCCAACTGCATAGCTATTTTCTTTCGCATTGATTAGCATTTCTTTCATGGATACTAATGGCATTGTATTTCCTCCTTGTGGATAATATGCAGAAATGATAACAAACAATAACCAGTCATTCATGTTTGATTGGATACATTATAAGAATACCAACTTGACCGTGAAGGTGCAACAAACAACATCTCAATATGTTATTTTTTTCACAATGTAGAACTGGTCTATTTTATTAGTATCTACAATCGTGATTTCGTTATGATCTTTCCTTCAACAAACGATTGATATGATCTCTTGCTTCTTCGACGTTAAATGGTTTTGCAAAGACCTCTTTAACGTTTTCGAATCGTTCTTTATGTACCATTGCTTCTTCCACTAATCCACTCATCATAATAGCGGGAATAATTTGTCCTTGTTCCTCGAGATGGGATAATAAAGTAGGTCCATCCATAATGGGAAGCTTGTAATCGATAAGCAGTAAATCTGGTCGCTTCCCTTTCATTTTATCTAAAGCTTCCTTTCCGTTCTCAGCTGTCATAACATCATGACCTGCCGCCTTTACAACCTCCTCTAATAGCAGACGAATTCCCATCTGATCATCCACGATCATTACTGTTTTTTTCATGGTCGATACCCCCCTATTTACTCTCCCACAACACTATTTTATTTGAATCTCACTATTGGCAATATTCTATGTAAACTACACAGTTCTAGATAGGATAGAAGAATTCCTGCCAACATTAAGCAATTTCCCCTATTTAATGCAATAAAATGTCATTTGTAGGTATTATTCGCAAATTTCCTGTTGAAAAGAGTTGAGTTCTGAAACATCTTGCTTCTATTTGAAAATTAAAACCTCACACTTGTTAAGGTGTGAGGTACCATTCCTTATTTGTTACGAACAGCTGCTCCAATGAAACCATAGAATAACCGTTGCGGTCTATTCGGTCTTGATTTAAATTCCGGATGAAACTGGGAAGCAACGAACCAAGGGTGGTCATCCAACTCAATTGTTTCAATCAGCTTTCCATCAGGGCTTGTTCCGGAAAAGATAAATCCTTTCTCTTCCATCTGCTCCCGATAATGATTGTTGAACTCAAATCGGTGGCGATGGCGTTCATAAACAACATCTTCATTTTCATAAGCTTCTTTTGTCTTCGTACCATCTTTCAATCGGCAAGGATATACACCAAGACGAAGTGTTCCTCCTAAATCTGAAACATCTTTTTGCTCTGGTAACAAGTCGATGATGGGATGAGGCGTACTCGGGTCAATTTCGGAAGAATTTGCTCCTTTCAAGTTTAAAACATTGCGCGCAAACTCAACAGTTGCTAACTGCATACCTAGACATATACCTAGAAATGGAATTTTTTGTTCTCTTGCATAACGAATCGCAGAAATTTTTCCTTCAATTCCTCGATCGCCAAATCCACCAGGGACTAATATTCCATCTACTCCAGAAAGCTTCTCTTCTACAGTTTGGTCTGACAGTTCTTCTGCATTTATCCAACGGATGCTAATATCGGCATCATACTGATATCCTGCGTGTTTCATTGCTTCAACAACGGAAATGTAAGCATCCGGTAGTTCTACGTATTTTCCTACTAATCCGATTGTTACAGTTTTCGTCAAATTACGTACTTTCTCTGTTAACGCAATCCACTCTGTCATATCTGCTTGTCCACAATCGAATCCAAAGTGGTCACATGTTAGTTGATCTAAGTTCTGTGCTTGAAGGTCTAATGGAATATCATAAAGACTTTCCGAATCCCCAGCTTCAATCACTGCTTTTTCGTCAATATCACAGAACAACGCAATCTTTTCCTTCATTTCTTGACTGATTGGTTTTTCTGTGCGAAGCACAATGACGTCAGGTTGGATACCTAAAGAGCGCAATTCTTTCACGCTATGCTGTGTAGGTTTGGTTTTTAACTCACCAGCAGCTTTGATGTATGGAACTAACGTACAATGCACATACATGACATTTTCTCGACCAATATCACTTTTGATTTGACGTATCGCTTCAAGGAAAGGAAGGGATTCGATATCCCCGACCGTACCACCAATTTCCGTAATTACGATATCCGCATTTGTTTGCTGTCCAGCACGAAATACTTTGTCTTTAATTTCGTTCGTAATGTGCGGGATAACTTGGACGGTACCACCTAAATAATCGCCACGTCTTTCTTTTTTAATAACCGTGGAGTAGATTTTACCTGTTGTGACGTTACTGTACTGGTTTAGGTTAATATCAATAAACCTCTCATAATGACCTAAGTCCAAATCTGTTTCAGCACCATCTTCTGTAACGAATACTTCCCCATGCTGATAGGGACTCATGGTTCCAGGGTCTACGTTAATATATGGATCAAACTTTTGAATGGTTACCTTTAACCCACGATTTTTCAGCAATCGCCCTAACGATGCAGCCGTAATCCCTTTTCCAATCGATGACACAACCCCACCTGTTACGAAAATATACTTTGTCACCTTTTCATCCCTCTTTCTATGTTTATTTACAAAAGCATCTTCTGAATGTGAATGCCTTGTTTTCCTAATAGGTGTAGGCTCCCTATTTGAGCCTTAAAATATCGGGGTGAAAAATAAGAAAAGCGCTCCCTAATATAGGGAACGCTTTATACGTCATTGTAATGAATAGAGCCCAAATAAAATATTACTGATTTCCAACTTGAAAGTCAATAAAATAGAAAAATTAATCTTCGTCTTCTTCGTCATCAAGTTCTGAGTCATCGTCTTCATCATCATCTTCAAAATCATCACCTTCGAAGTCATCACTATCACTATCATCATCTTCAAAATCTGAATCATCGTCAGAATCATCGAAGTCATAATCCTCTACATCCTCGTCATCCGTCTCTTCCAAGTCTTCTTCATCATCTAAATCAAATTCTTCTTCATCTAAGTCGAGGTCATCCTCCACCACATCATCGAAGTCTTCCACTTTTTTCTTCGCAGCTTTTTTCTTTTTCTTCTTCGGTTCCAGATTGATTTCTTCTTCAATTTGTTCAACTGGATACCAACGTTTTAATCCCCAAATGTTATTACCAATGGTTAAGAAACGTCCATCCGTATTCAAATCTGTATAATATTGTGCAATATAATCATCTTTCTGTTGTTTAGAAAATTCTTTCAGCTCCGCAATTCGATCAAACAGTTCTCTAAAATCCATTGCCTTATTTTCTTCATTTAAAATAAGGTTGGCAATTTCAATCATAGAAAGATCTAATAGTTCTTCTCGAGAATAATCTTTAAGGCTCACGTTCAAGCACTCCCTTTATGTAAATATTTATATATTTTCCACTGTCATGCGATGTCATACACAGTTTATGTAAGTCTACCAATTCATTATAGGGTTATGGTTTTTAAAATGCAATCATTGCCAAACTTAGAAGTAATTTTACGTAACCGATGAAAATGTAGAAGTAATATGTTATGTTAAGATACCGGAGTTTTATGATAATTTGTCAAACAATGGGGTAGGGTATGGATGGGTACATAAAAGAAGGAGGCAATTATGAAAGAGATCATTCTAGCATTAGTAACTGGCTTTCTCGTTGGATTCATATTTGCTTGGGGAAAGCTACCAATTCCCGCTCCACCTGCGCTAGCTGGCGTTACTGGAATCGTCGGTATTTACTTAGGCTTTAAAGTGTTTCAATGGATTGGACCAGCATTACAGAAACTGTTTTAATACTCAGATATGAAAAAGAAATGCTAGAGACAAGTGGTCTCTAGCATTCTCTTTTACGTAGAACCCTCTCATCGCAATTTAGACATCGTCCACGTTCCGATATCTTCAAAACCAATGCGTTTATAAATCGTTCCTGCAGCGGGATTATCATAAAATAGGCAAAGCTCTTTGCCTTCTTCCAATAAATCCCTACATAATTTGGTCAAACACAACGTTGCATATCCTTTACGTTTAGCCTTTTCAAGCGTACCCACTGCTACAATCATAGCAGATATACTATTTTCTGCTGTCGTAGATGCTGTGGAAACAATCTCGCCAGCTTCCTCGATAATATAAAGCCTGCCAACTCCTTTGTCCATATTACGCTTTTTGGAATCCAAATTGATTTCCGCATGTTCAAACTCTGGAATACGAAGCATCAATTGTTTCCATCCGGATAGGTCTTTTTCCTTTGCTAGCCTTACGCGATTCGTTAAGATTGATGGTAAGTTTGTCTTACTATTACATTTTGCATAGAACATCTCCCGAGTGTGATCAATTGGTTGCTGAATATGTGGTAGAATCTGATCTGTCACCTGCTTTAACCCCGATACATGTATTCCCTCTTCTGCAGTGTCAATCAGTTTCGCGAATCCTTCCGCATCGTAATCATCCTCTGCATAAGGAATGAAGTTTTTCTCATAGCGAAGCAATACAGCTCTCAAACTTCCATCTTCTCGGAAATCACCCCACAATGTTTGAAAGGGTTGATCGTATCCGAAAGCTTCTATATCTCCAATTATAAAGAGGTTTTCTGCCGGGTATTTCCTAATTAATTTCTGACATTGGTCATTATCACGACTCGTTAATTGCCTAATCATTTCCTCATCCCCGTTTATTGTTTCTGAACATCATAGCACGGAGTTTAAATGGAGTAAACGGGAATGGCAAATTATCCCTAAAGATTTTGAAGGATCTCGTTTACTTAAAATAAAAAACTCCGGACTAAATAGCTCGGAGTTTTATGGTCGATAAACCGTTTCATTTTTATTACATTCGTTCTGGAGCGTTTACTCCTATTAATTTTAACCCGTTTGCTAAAGTTGTCTTAACAGCATGCATTAATGCAACTCTTGCCTTTGTTACCCCTTCATCATTAGGGTTCAACACTTTTTCCGCATTATAGAAACTATGCAAGCTGGAAGCTAAATCAAATAAATACTGCGGAATTCGGTGTGGGGTTCGATTCTCAGCAGCATCAATGACTACTTGAGTAAACTCGCCCAACCGCTTTAACAAGTCTATTTCTTTTTCCGCTTGTAACAATGCTGGGTTAAAGTCACTAATTATGCCAAATCCTTTCTCCTCTGCTTGTCCAAGCATTGTACATACACGCGCATGTGCATATTGAACATAGAAAACTGGGTTTTCATTAGAGTTCGATTTTGCTAAATCCATATCAAAATCAAGATGAGAATCACTAGATCGCATGACGAAGAAATATCGCATTGCATCTACGCCGACTTCCTCCATTAACTCCCGTAATGTAACTGCTTTTCCTGTACGTTTACTCATCTTCACCTTTTCACCATTTTGGAACAGGTTCACCATTTGGATAATTTCTACTTCAAGCGTATTTGGCTGATAACCTAATGCTTGGATTGCTGCTTTCATTCGTGGAATGTAGCCATGATGGTCCGCTCCCCAGATATTAATTAACGTCTCGAAGCCACGATCTAATTTGTTTTTGTGATACGCAATATCTGGTGTCAAATATGTGTAGGTACCATCTTGTTTGACGAGAACACGGTCTTTGTCATCCTTAAAATCTGTAGAGCGGAACCATGTTGCTCCTTCTTTTTGGTACACATAGCCTTGTTCAGTTAGCACTTCTAATGCTTCTGTGATGGCATTGTTTTCGTAAAGAGATGTTTCAGAAAACCAATGGTCAAACGAAACTCGGAATTGCTGCAAATCTTTTTCAAGCTTTGCCAGCTCATATTTCAATCCGTAAGACCGGAAAAAGGCTAATCTTTCTTTGCGCTCCGCTTCGACCCATTTTGCTCCTTCTTGCGCCGCTAGTTCTTTTCCTAAATCAATAATGTCCTTCCCATGATACCCATCTTCAGGCATGTCCCAATCTTGGTCTAATGCTTGCATGTAACGCGCTTCTACAGATAGGGCCAGATTCTCAATTTGATTTCCAGCATCATTAATGTAATATTCACGTGCCACATTATAGCCAGCGTAATCAAGAATGTTACACAAAGAATCTCCGACTGCTGCTCCACGGGCATGCCCTAGATGAAGGTCTCCTGTAGGATTGGCCGATACAAACTCCACCTGAATTTTGTGTCCATTCCCTACATTCGATCTACCATATTGATCTCCTGCTTTTATAATGGTAGGAACTAGATCCGTTAAGTATGTGTTGTCCATAAAAAAGTTAATAAACCCAGGACCGGCAATTTCAATTTCTTGTATCGAAGCTTTTTTCAGGTCTATATTTGTTTTTATTTCCTCCGCAATTTGACGAGGGGCTTTTTTGGCAATTCGAGCTAGCTGCATGGCAATGTTTGTAGCGTAATCCCCATGCGATTTTTCCTTTGGCTGCTCTAAAACAATTTCAGGCAACTCTTCTTTTGTTGCGAGATTTGCTCTAAGAACAGCTTCTGCGATTTCTTGCTTTAACGATTCCTGCATTTGAATAAAAATATTCACTACTTTTGTTCCTCCCTAAACGATAAGGTTAACCGATGTCTTCTACTATCTTCACCATTTAACTTGGTTGTGTAACTAATAAACAGTTTCCCTTCCTTTGCTTGGCTAAGGTCACGAAAGGTTATTTGGTCCGTGAATGTTTCCATGTGAATCGTTCCGTACGCATGTCGATAAACATTCTCGGTCGTTTGCTTCTTTTTAAACACTTGATGCATATCTACTGCTCCAGACCTTTTTACGCTAACTCTTTCTGGAGAAATGGTAATTAATGCTTGTACATGATCCTCTTGATCTTCATATTGCTCTGTAAATTGAAGAACAGAGGTGTTTTCTTTTTGCAGAAACGTACCCACTTCCTCTACCCTGGTTACTTCCTTATTATGTTGATGAAAGATTTCGGTAATGAGTTTTATGTGGACATTCCGTTTGGATGCTTTCATTTTTCCACCTACCTGCTTATAAGGTCCCTTTAGGTTCCTTTTGCTAGTATAAAGAATTCTACAGCTAAAGAGCAAGCCTGATTCATAGGAATAATCGATTCCTAAACATTTTAAAAAGAAACGTATCTTCTAATAGAGAAGATACGTTTCTTATGACAGCTCTTTCAGTTCAATTAATGGCATCATCGCGTAGAAATAGTCACTTTGCTCATGTATGAAACGGTGGTAGGATTCTTGTAATAGCCATTTGTCTTTTTTCGCTTTTCCTAAGTAATACTGCTGGAATGGCGATAGGTTGGGGAACGATTCTAAGATAGCAATACAAGTATGTCTATCTCCATCCGCTAGAGCTAAATGTGCAATCTCTGCTTGATCCATACTTTGAACACCTTTGGTATGACCGTGGAATGCTGAAATAAATGGGATGGTACAATTTGAAATTCCATAGATTGCTGGACTATGGTTAATTTCCTGGGCGATTTTCAACCCTTGCCGAGCGTGTCCAATTGCCTGCTCATAATTGTCTAACACATATCCCAATCCCATTGCATTATGAATATCAATCTTCTTTCTCGGATTAAATGTATGATTTAGGACGCGATACCCATATTTACGAGCAATGATCATTTCATTACGCTTCCAGTAGTAGGTCATCCAAATTTCATCAAGCTTTACCTGCATCAAGGATTGGAAAAATTGATTTTCCATCTCATCAATCGTCATCTGAAGACGATCCACATAATTTCCTAGCATTCCATACTGGCGAAGTTCAAAATAGGCATATACGTGGAGCATGTCTTTTAAACAAATAAGTTCTTGTTCTTCCACATGAATGGTAGAGAGTCTTGTTAAATATTCTTGGGGTTTTTGTCTGCTTCTCCTACGAATTAGTATTACATCATATAGTTTTGCCCAATTTCGGTTTTGTCGATTGGAAGAGACTCTATTTTTCTCAATCAACAACTCCAAATCATCAAGAAAACCGTGGGAGTATAGGAATTCTAGACCCACCCGCATGTTTTCAGATAATTCAGTTCGCATGCAAAACTGACGCATTCCTTCTATGGCATCTTCCATTGGATTCGAAGCAGAGAGGATTTGGAAGATTTGATACATAGGCCAATCAGCCTCTTGGTGAAGGAATGGTTCGATTAACCGTTGTGCATTTCTAGCCTGGACTTTATTGAACAGACACTCGGTACGAGCTTTTACCATCTTATCACGACCATTCCTTTGAATTCGAGATTTAGGATGTTACTTTTATATTAACACAATTAATAGCAGAAAGTTAAGACAAATAATATTCGGGTGGTGACAGGCACGACCCGGTTTTTGGGGGATTTTGTCGAATGAAATAGAGGACGCTTT includes:
- a CDS encoding response regulator, translating into MKKTVMIVDDQMGIRLLLEEVVKAAGHDVMTAENGKEALDKMKGKRPDLLLIDYKLPIMDGPTLLSHLEEQGQIIPAIMMSGLVEEAMVHKERFENVKEVFAKPFNVEEARDHINRLLKERS
- a CDS encoding DUF1934 domain-containing protein, which produces MKASKRNVHIKLITEIFHQHNKEVTRVEEVGTFLQKENTSVLQFTEQYEDQEDHVQALITISPERVSVKRSGAVDMHQVFKKKQTTENVYRHAYGTIHMETFTDQITFRDLSQAKEGKLFISYTTKLNGEDSRRHRLTLSFREEQK
- the rpoE gene encoding DNA-directed RNA polymerase subunit delta, translating into MSLKDYSREELLDLSMIEIANLILNEENKAMDFRELFDRIAELKEFSKQQKDDYIAQYYTDLNTDGRFLTIGNNIWGLKRWYPVEQIEEEINLEPKKKKKKAAKKKVEDFDDVVEDDLDLDEEEFDLDDEEDLEETDDEDVEDYDFDDSDDDSDFEDDDSDSDDFEGDDFEDDDEDDDSELDDEEDED
- a CDS encoding GNAT family N-acetyltransferase, yielding MIRQLTSRDNDQCQKLIRKYPAENLFIIGDIEAFGYDQPFQTLWGDFREDGSLRAVLLRYEKNFIPYAEDDYDAEGFAKLIDTAEEGIHVSGLKQVTDQILPHIQQPIDHTREMFYAKCNSKTNLPSILTNRVRLAKEKDLSGWKQLMLRIPEFEHAEINLDSKKRNMDKGVGRLYIIEEAGEIVSTASTTAENSISAMIVAVGTLEKAKRKGYATLCLTKLCRDLLEEGKELCLFYDNPAAGTIYKRIGFEDIGTWTMSKLR
- a CDS encoding XapX domain-containing protein, which encodes MKEIILALVTGFLVGFIFAWGKLPIPAPPALAGVTGIVGIYLGFKVFQWIGPALQKLF
- a CDS encoding AimR family lysis-lysogeny pheromone receptor; translation: MVKARTECLFNKVQARNAQRLIEPFLHQEADWPMYQIFQILSASNPMEDAIEGMRQFCMRTELSENMRVGLEFLYSHGFLDDLELLIEKNRVSSNRQNRNWAKLYDVILIRRRSRQKPQEYLTRLSTIHVEEQELICLKDMLHVYAYFELRQYGMLGNYVDRLQMTIDEMENQFFQSLMQVKLDEIWMTYYWKRNEMIIARKYGYRVLNHTFNPRKKIDIHNAMGLGYVLDNYEQAIGHARQGLKIAQEINHSPAIYGISNCTIPFISAFHGHTKGVQSMDQAEIAHLALADGDRHTCIAILESFPNLSPFQQYYLGKAKKDKWLLQESYHRFIHEQSDYFYAMMPLIELKELS
- the argS gene encoding arginine--tRNA ligase, coding for MNIFIQMQESLKQEIAEAVLRANLATKEELPEIVLEQPKEKSHGDYATNIAMQLARIAKKAPRQIAEEIKTNIDLKKASIQEIEIAGPGFINFFMDNTYLTDLVPTIIKAGDQYGRSNVGNGHKIQVEFVSANPTGDLHLGHARGAAVGDSLCNILDYAGYNVAREYYINDAGNQIENLALSVEARYMQALDQDWDMPEDGYHGKDIIDLGKELAAQEGAKWVEAERKERLAFFRSYGLKYELAKLEKDLQQFRVSFDHWFSETSLYENNAITEALEVLTEQGYVYQKEGATWFRSTDFKDDKDRVLVKQDGTYTYLTPDIAYHKNKLDRGFETLINIWGADHHGYIPRMKAAIQALGYQPNTLEVEIIQMVNLFQNGEKVKMSKRTGKAVTLRELMEEVGVDAMRYFFVMRSSDSHLDFDMDLAKSNSNENPVFYVQYAHARVCTMLGQAEEKGFGIISDFNPALLQAEKEIDLLKRLGEFTQVVIDAAENRTPHRIPQYLFDLASSLHSFYNAEKVLNPNDEGVTKARVALMHAVKTTLANGLKLIGVNAPERM
- a CDS encoding CTP synthase, which codes for MTKYIFVTGGVVSSIGKGITAASLGRLLKNRGLKVTIQKFDPYINVDPGTMSPYQHGEVFVTEDGAETDLDLGHYERFIDINLNQYSNVTTGKIYSTVIKKERRGDYLGGTVQVIPHITNEIKDKVFRAGQQTNADIVITEIGGTVGDIESLPFLEAIRQIKSDIGRENVMYVHCTLVPYIKAAGELKTKPTQHSVKELRSLGIQPDVIVLRTEKPISQEMKEKIALFCDIDEKAVIEAGDSESLYDIPLDLQAQNLDQLTCDHFGFDCGQADMTEWIALTEKVRNLTKTVTIGLVGKYVELPDAYISVVEAMKHAGYQYDADISIRWINAEELSDQTVEEKLSGVDGILVPGGFGDRGIEGKISAIRYAREQKIPFLGICLGMQLATVEFARNVLNLKGANSSEIDPSTPHPIIDLLPEQKDVSDLGGTLRLGVYPCRLKDGTKTKEAYENEDVVYERHRHRFEFNNHYREQMEEKGFIFSGTSPDGKLIETIELDDHPWFVASQFHPEFKSRPNRPQRLFYGFIGAAVRNK